A stretch of the Arachis stenosperma cultivar V10309 chromosome 6, arast.V10309.gnm1.PFL2, whole genome shotgun sequence genome encodes the following:
- the LOC130933241 gene encoding uncharacterized protein LOC130933241 isoform X1 — translation MTSVEPASLSPRLFPPPLDSSRASLSKEPPPSLFVVSLRVVAVHAPLLLPFHGDASPSLSDGGRGCTRGAAAAGLLFCHRHCHVMEEEIAVPPSELAVAVAHIAAAASLFCYYFLIVMPSALPLEVR, via the exons ATGACCTCCGTGGAGCCCGCGTCGTTGTCGCCTCGGCTGTTCCCACCGCCGCTGGATTCGTCGCGCGCGTCGCTGTCTAAGGAGCCACCGCCGTCCTTGTTCGTCGTCTCCCTTAGAGTCGTTGCTGTTCATGCTCCGTTGTTGCTGCCCTTCCATGGAGACGCGTCGCCATCGCTGAGTGATGGAGGAAGAGGATGCACGAGAGGAGCTGCTGCTGCTGGGTTGCTGTTCTGCCACCGTCACTGTCACGTGATGGAGGAGGAAATTGCTGTACCACCATCCGAGCTTGCAGTTGCAGTTGCCCATATTGCAGCCGCAGCTTCTTTGTTCTGTTATTACTTTCTAATTGTT ATGCCCTCGGCGCTGCCATTAGAAGTTCGTTAG
- the LOC130933241 gene encoding uncharacterized protein LOC130933241 isoform X2 produces the protein MHERSCCCWVAVLPPSLSRDGGGNCCTTIRACSCSCPYCSRSFFVLLLLSNCYALGAAIRSSLGLVRAAVLILPQLVRVPARPYSLFSLRQSAVIEETLLKPGQIHRDTGSKTQFEAAGDC, from the exons ATGCACGAGAGGAGCTGCTGCTGCTGGGTTGCTGTTCTGCCACCGTCACTGTCACGTGATGGAGGAGGAAATTGCTGTACCACCATCCGAGCTTGCAGTTGCAGTTGCCCATATTGCAGCCGCAGCTTCTTTGTTCTGTTATTACTTTCTAATTGTT ATGCCCTCGGCGCTGCCATTAGAAGTTCGTTAGGGTTAGTTAGAGCTGCCGTTCTGATACTGCCGCAGCTTGTCCGGGTTCCTGCTCGTCCCTATTCTCTGTTCAGCCTTCGCCAGAGCGCTGTCATCGAAGAAACACTACTGAAACCGGGCCAGATTCACCG tgacacaggttcgaaGACTCAGTTTGAAGCTGCGGGCGATTGTTAG